From one Trichocoleus desertorum ATA4-8-CV12 genomic stretch:
- the ntrB gene encoding nitrate ABC transporter permease, giving the protein MTARSSSNAINSFPANLLSQLRKQAINVIPPVVAILIFLVIWQILCSGPQAPLPAPTTVISETWELIIDPFFDNGDTDKGLALQIFASLKRVAIGYSLAAIVGVALGILIGTNKLMFRALDPLFQVLRTVPPLAWLPISLAAFRQANPSAIFVIFITAIWPILINTAVGVKQIPQDYNNVAKVLRLSKQKYFFKILFPATVPYIFTGLKIGIGLSWLAIVAAEMLTGGVGIGFFIWDAWNSSRISEIILALVYVGVVGLLLDKLVNYVASLVVTEEQK; this is encoded by the coding sequence ATGACAGCTAGATCGAGTAGTAACGCCATTAATTCTTTCCCTGCCAACTTGCTGTCTCAGCTACGGAAGCAGGCAATCAATGTGATTCCCCCTGTGGTCGCAATTTTGATCTTTTTAGTGATTTGGCAAATCCTTTGCTCAGGTCCTCAAGCTCCACTCCCAGCACCCACCACTGTTATCTCCGAAACCTGGGAGCTGATTATTGATCCCTTTTTCGATAACGGTGATACTGATAAAGGCTTAGCCCTCCAGATCTTTGCCAGCCTCAAGCGAGTTGCGATCGGTTACTCTCTCGCCGCTATTGTCGGAGTGGCTTTGGGAATTTTGATTGGCACCAATAAGCTGATGTTTCGGGCCTTAGATCCCCTCTTTCAGGTACTGCGTACCGTTCCTCCTCTGGCTTGGTTGCCCATCTCCCTGGCGGCGTTTCGTCAAGCTAACCCCTCCGCAATCTTTGTTATCTTCATCACTGCCATCTGGCCGATCTTGATCAATACAGCGGTGGGCGTGAAGCAAATTCCCCAAGATTACAACAACGTTGCTAAAGTCCTACGTCTCTCCAAGCAAAAGTACTTCTTCAAGATTCTCTTTCCTGCCACGGTGCCCTACATCTTCACGGGGCTCAAGATTGGGATTGGTCTCTCTTGGCTCGCGATCGTAGCGGCTGAGATGCTTACGGGTGGCGTTGGCATCGGCTTTTTTATCTGGGATGCCTGGAACAGTTCTCGCATCAGCGAAATCATTCTCGCCCTCGTCTATGTCGGCGTGGTGGGATTACTACTCGACAAGCTAGTTAACTACGTCGCTTCTCTGGTTGTTACTGAAGAACAGAAGTAA
- a CDS encoding nitrate ABC transporter ATP-binding protein (This model describes the ATP binding subunits of ATP-binding cassette (ABC) transporters for nitrate transport, or for bicarbonate transport, in bacteria and archaea.): protein MSAFVEVDHIDRVFPLPDGGSYVALKNIDLKIRQGEFVSLIGHSGCGKSTLLNIVAGLDKPTSGGVVLEGRQVTSPGPDRMVVFQNYSLLPWLTVRENIALAVDEVAKNLPKGERRGIIEHHIDLVGLRAAADKRPSQLSGGMKQRVAIARALAIRPKLLLLDEPFGALDALTRGNLQEQLMKICEESRVTCLMVTHDVDEALLLSDRIVMLTNGPESHIGQILEVAIPRPRHRLEVVNHPSYYSMRSEIIYFLNQQKRAKKRQAKQNIAIARHGLEKVNLDIGFIPLTDCAPLVVAKEKGFFKKHGLDEVNLVRESSWKTVAEGIASRRLDAAQMVAGMPLSMTIGVGGNAPTPVVTALVLDRNGNAITLDKHFHRQGVKTLADFKAAIDRAPDQVHTLGIVHPASMHNLMLRYWLASGGIDPDQDVNLTVIPPPQMVANLKGGHIDGYCAGEPWNSRAIQEGLGYAIATDLEIWPGHPEKVLGVREDWATQHPETHIALLKALMEACEYCDDRRHREEIVELLARPEYVGTAASYIRPGFIDPYDRGNGDAPKNLPRYNQFHVNHTNCPSRVEGLWILTQLARWGITAFPKNWIEILDRVRRVDVYGEAARQLGWPDTEPDRDAFQLFDGTLFNPDDPIGYLNRLTIRRDIRIEEINIDQPIPTPTSTTPTSTTSTSTSPTIAA from the coding sequence ATGTCTGCCTTTGTTGAAGTCGATCATATTGACCGTGTCTTCCCGCTCCCCGATGGCGGCAGCTATGTAGCGCTAAAGAATATTGACCTCAAAATTCGCCAGGGTGAGTTCGTCTCCCTAATTGGACATTCTGGTTGCGGTAAATCCACTCTGCTCAACATCGTGGCAGGCTTAGATAAGCCCACCAGCGGTGGCGTAGTGCTAGAAGGTCGGCAGGTCACGTCACCGGGACCCGATCGCATGGTGGTGTTCCAAAATTATTCTTTGCTGCCTTGGCTAACGGTGCGTGAAAACATTGCCTTGGCTGTCGATGAAGTCGCTAAGAACCTACCCAAAGGAGAGCGACGGGGCATTATCGAACACCATATTGATTTGGTGGGGTTGCGAGCTGCGGCTGATAAGCGCCCAAGTCAATTGTCGGGGGGGATGAAACAGCGGGTGGCGATCGCCCGTGCCTTGGCTATTCGTCCTAAGTTGTTGCTACTGGATGAACCCTTTGGCGCTTTGGATGCGCTGACGAGAGGGAACTTGCAAGAGCAGCTAATGAAAATCTGCGAAGAGAGCCGTGTCACTTGCTTAATGGTGACCCACGACGTAGACGAAGCGCTGCTCCTCTCTGACCGCATCGTTATGCTTACGAATGGCCCCGAATCTCACATTGGTCAGATTTTAGAAGTCGCTATTCCTCGACCTCGCCATCGCTTGGAGGTGGTGAATCACCCCAGCTACTACAGTATGCGGAGTGAGATCATCTACTTCCTCAACCAGCAAAAACGGGCGAAGAAGCGGCAAGCCAAGCAAAATATTGCGATCGCCCGTCATGGCCTCGAAAAAGTCAACCTAGACATCGGCTTTATCCCCCTCACCGACTGTGCTCCCCTCGTAGTCGCTAAAGAGAAGGGCTTCTTCAAAAAGCATGGTTTAGACGAAGTCAATCTAGTCCGAGAATCGAGTTGGAAGACAGTCGCGGAAGGCATTGCCAGTCGTAGATTGGATGCCGCTCAGATGGTGGCAGGGATGCCGCTCTCGATGACCATTGGCGTCGGTGGCAACGCGCCTACCCCCGTTGTGACTGCTTTAGTGCTCGATCGCAACGGCAATGCCATTACCCTCGACAAACACTTTCATCGGCAAGGAGTTAAAACCTTAGCTGACTTCAAAGCTGCAATCGATCGAGCGCCTGACCAAGTGCATACATTGGGGATTGTGCATCCTGCCTCCATGCACAACCTAATGTTGCGCTACTGGCTAGCTTCGGGTGGCATTGATCCAGATCAAGATGTCAACCTCACGGTGATCCCGCCGCCGCAAATGGTCGCGAACCTCAAAGGAGGCCACATCGACGGCTACTGTGCGGGTGAACCATGGAACTCACGGGCGATTCAAGAAGGCTTGGGATATGCGATCGCCACCGATCTCGAAATTTGGCCCGGACATCCGGAGAAAGTTTTGGGAGTCCGCGAAGATTGGGCGACTCAACATCCCGAAACTCACATCGCCCTGCTCAAAGCCCTCATGGAAGCTTGTGAGTATTGCGACGATCGCCGCCATCGCGAAGAGATTGTGGAACTGCTAGCGCGACCAGAATATGTCGGCACTGCTGCTAGTTACATCCGCCCTGGCTTTATCGATCCCTACGATCGCGGCAACGGTGACGCACCGAAAAACTTACCTCGCTACAACCAGTTTCACGTGAACCATACCAATTGCCCCAGTCGCGTTGAAGGGCTATGGATTTTGACTCAACTGGCTCGCTGGGGTATTACAGCCTTCCCTAAAAACTGGATTGAAATTCTCGATCGCGTCCGGCGGGTTGATGTTTACGGAGAAGCTGCTAGACAACTGGGTTGGCCCGATACCGAACCCGATCGCGATGCCTTCCAACTCTTCGATGGCACCCTCTTCAACCCCGACGATCCCATCGGCTATCTCAACCGCCTAACCATTCGTCGCGATATCCGCATCGAAGAAATCAACATCG
- a CDS encoding ferredoxin--nitrite reductase: MTTAATNPATGSNKFEKLKAEKDGLEVKKELDRFAQIGWEAMDETDRDYRLKWLGVFFRPVTPGKFMLRMRIPNGILTSGQVRVLGEVLQRYGEDGTGDITTRQNIQLRGIRIEDLPDIFRRFEEAGLTSVQSGMDNVRNITGSPVAGIDADELIDTRGIVRKVQDMITNNGEGNPSFTNLPRKFNIAIAGCRDNSVHAEINDIAFVPAYKNNNLGFNVLVGGFFSAKRCEAAIPMNVWVDPRDVVALCEAILLVYRNHGLRANRQKARLMWLIDEWGLDKFRSEVEQQMGHPLQTAAAKDEIVWDKRDHVGIHAQKQPGLNYVGLHVPVGRLYAQDLFDLARLAEVYGSGEVRLSVEQNVIVPNIPDSRLGPFLKEPLLQRFTADPAPLSRSLVSCTGSQFCNFALIETKNRAAALIRELDEELALPKSVRIHWTGCPNSCGQPQVADIGLMGTKVRKDGKTVEGVDLYMGGKVGKHAVLGTCVQKSIPCEDLKPVLIDLLIQNFGAQIRTTPLKTSAQIQFSVEEEVVPSPVAAVNSTATSAYQPVAVEIPTPSAPPAQAAIASFAKSGKEVACTEADTLLDVATQAGVELDSSCQAGTCGTCKQRLLEGQVQYEGEPDGLDASEQAEGWILTCIAHPIGKVVIDA, encoded by the coding sequence ATGACAACCGCAGCAACCAATCCAGCGACTGGAAGCAATAAATTTGAGAAACTCAAAGCTGAAAAAGACGGTTTAGAGGTTAAAAAAGAACTCGATCGCTTTGCTCAAATTGGCTGGGAAGCGATGGATGAAACCGATCGCGACTACCGCCTCAAATGGTTGGGTGTATTCTTCCGACCTGTCACTCCTGGCAAGTTTATGTTGCGGATGCGGATTCCCAACGGCATCCTCACCAGTGGCCAAGTACGGGTTCTGGGAGAAGTGCTACAACGCTATGGTGAAGATGGTACGGGTGACATCACCACTCGGCAGAATATTCAGTTACGCGGCATCCGCATCGAAGACTTACCCGATATCTTCCGTCGCTTCGAGGAAGCGGGCCTCACCAGTGTTCAGTCAGGGATGGATAACGTTCGCAACATTACAGGCTCTCCCGTCGCAGGCATTGATGCAGACGAGTTGATTGACACTCGCGGCATCGTCCGTAAAGTGCAGGACATGATCACCAACAACGGTGAAGGCAATCCCTCTTTTACTAACCTGCCCCGGAAATTCAATATTGCGATCGCGGGCTGTCGCGACAACTCAGTCCACGCCGAAATCAACGACATCGCCTTTGTCCCCGCCTACAAAAACAACAACCTAGGCTTCAATGTTTTAGTGGGTGGCTTCTTCTCCGCCAAGCGCTGTGAAGCAGCAATCCCCATGAATGTCTGGGTTGACCCCCGCGATGTGGTGGCTCTGTGTGAAGCGATTCTCTTGGTCTATCGCAATCACGGTCTGCGGGCCAATCGCCAGAAAGCGCGCTTGATGTGGCTGATTGATGAGTGGGGTCTCGACAAGTTCCGCTCTGAAGTTGAGCAACAAATGGGGCATCCGCTCCAAACTGCCGCCGCCAAGGATGAGATTGTTTGGGATAAGCGCGATCATGTTGGCATTCATGCCCAGAAGCAACCCGGACTGAACTATGTAGGGCTACATGTTCCAGTAGGCCGTCTCTATGCCCAAGACCTGTTTGACTTAGCTCGTCTGGCTGAAGTCTATGGCAGTGGGGAGGTTCGCCTCAGTGTTGAGCAAAATGTGATTGTTCCCAATATTCCTGATTCTCGCTTAGGCCCCTTCCTGAAAGAGCCTCTGCTACAACGCTTTACCGCTGATCCTGCGCCTCTGTCGCGATCGCTGGTTTCCTGCACTGGGTCTCAGTTCTGCAACTTTGCCCTGATTGAAACCAAGAACCGCGCTGCTGCCTTGATTCGCGAACTCGATGAGGAACTCGCTTTGCCGAAATCGGTGCGAATTCACTGGACAGGTTGCCCCAACTCCTGTGGTCAACCCCAAGTGGCTGATATTGGTCTCATGGGCACCAAAGTTCGCAAAGATGGCAAAACGGTAGAAGGTGTAGACCTCTATATGGGTGGCAAGGTGGGCAAACATGCCGTTTTGGGTACCTGCGTACAGAAATCCATTCCTTGCGAAGACCTCAAACCAGTTCTTATCGATCTCCTAATCCAAAACTTTGGTGCTCAAATTCGCACAACTCCACTGAAAACTTCTGCTCAAATTCAATTTTCTGTAGAAGAGGAGGTAGTTCCTAGCCCTGTTGCTGCTGTCAATAGCACTGCGACATCCGCCTATCAACCTGTGGCCGTGGAAATTCCTACTCCCTCGGCTCCTCCTGCTCAAGCCGCGATCGCTAGCTTTGCTAAATCTGGTAAAGAAGTTGCTTGCACTGAAGCAGATACCTTGCTAGATGTGGCGACTCAGGCAGGGGTAGAGCTAGATAGCAGTTGTCAGGCGGGTACCTGTGGCACTTGCAAGCAAAGATTGCTGGAAGGCCAAGTGCAATATGAGGGCGAACCGGATGGCTTGGATGCCTCTGAGCAAGCCGAAGGTTGGATTCTCACCTGTATTGCTCATCCGATTGGCAAAGTTGTAATTGATGCCTAA
- a CDS encoding ABC transporter substrate-binding protein, giving the protein MTKFSRRKFILTAGVTAAGTLLAHGCTSSSSTDTAGTASNATPAVNVSAADTPEVTTAKLGFIALTDAAPLIIAKEKGLFAKYGMKDVSVAKQASWAATRDNIVLGSEGGGIDGAHILSPMPYLISTGKVTDGKKVPMYILARLNVNGQCISVANAYKDLNVDVKSNSLKDAFAKAKSAGKETKCAVTFPGGTHDLWMRYWLAAGGLNPDQDASTIVVPPPQMVANMKVNNMEAFCVGEPWNAQLVNQGLGYTAFTTGELWNNHPEKAFAMRAEWVDKNPKAAKALLMAVQEAQIWCDEAGNKDEMCDILSQREWFKVPAKDIVERAKGRFDYGDGRRVVENSPHLMKFWADNASYPYKSHDQWFLTEDIRWGYFEPDTDTKKLVDAVNREDLWKEAAKAIGQTAMIPASTSRGVETFFDGVKFDPENPEAYLKSLQIKKVEV; this is encoded by the coding sequence ATGACGAAGTTTTCGAGACGGAAATTCATCTTGACAGCAGGAGTTACCGCCGCAGGTACCTTACTCGCCCACGGCTGTACGTCCTCTAGCTCGACCGATACTGCTGGAACTGCCTCTAATGCCACTCCTGCGGTGAATGTCTCAGCTGCCGACACGCCAGAAGTCACCACGGCCAAGCTGGGTTTCATTGCTCTGACCGATGCTGCTCCCCTGATTATTGCCAAGGAAAAGGGGCTGTTTGCGAAATATGGTATGAAAGATGTTTCTGTAGCTAAGCAAGCCTCTTGGGCCGCTACTCGCGACAACATCGTCCTGGGTTCTGAGGGTGGCGGCATCGACGGAGCCCATATTTTAAGTCCTATGCCTTACTTGATCTCCACAGGTAAGGTAACTGACGGCAAGAAAGTACCGATGTACATTCTTGCTCGCTTAAACGTGAATGGTCAGTGCATTTCAGTCGCCAACGCTTACAAAGATCTCAATGTTGATGTCAAGAGCAATTCGCTCAAAGACGCTTTTGCCAAGGCTAAGTCAGCCGGAAAAGAGACTAAGTGCGCTGTGACTTTCCCAGGTGGCACTCATGATCTATGGATGCGCTATTGGCTCGCCGCAGGTGGGTTGAATCCAGATCAGGATGCTTCCACCATTGTGGTACCTCCCCCACAAATGGTTGCCAATATGAAAGTCAACAACATGGAAGCCTTCTGTGTCGGTGAACCTTGGAATGCTCAGTTGGTGAACCAAGGATTGGGCTACACCGCTTTCACCACAGGAGAGTTGTGGAACAATCACCCTGAAAAAGCCTTTGCGATGCGGGCTGAGTGGGTCGATAAAAACCCCAAAGCAGCAAAAGCCCTGCTGATGGCAGTTCAAGAAGCCCAAATTTGGTGCGATGAAGCAGGCAACAAAGACGAAATGTGTGACATTCTCTCGCAGCGAGAGTGGTTTAAGGTTCCTGCCAAAGACATTGTAGAACGAGCTAAAGGCCGTTTTGACTATGGCGATGGTCGTCGAGTCGTTGAAAATAGCCCCCACTTAATGAAGTTCTGGGCTGATAACGCTTCCTATCCCTACAAGAGCCATGACCAGTGGTTCCTCACTGAGGATATCCGCTGGGGCTACTTTGAGCCAGATACAGACACCAAGAAACTAGTGGATGCGGTGAACCGCGAAGACCTCTGGAAAGAAGCTGCCAAAGCGATCGGTCAAACAGCCATGATTCCGGCTAGCACCTCTCGTGGTGTGGAAACCTTCTTTGATGGCGTCAAGTTTGACCCAGAGAATCCAGAAGCTTACCTGAAGAGTTTGCAAATCAAAAAAGTCGAAGTTTAA